One part of the Microbacterium aurugineum genome encodes these proteins:
- a CDS encoding GntR family transcriptional regulator: MTLPVERTSAGDRAYAALLDDIQSGALAAGFVLGEVEQAERLGVSRTPMREALRRLAADGLVVQQSPRVTVVADLDADDIRSLFEIRRALEESSARLAATRGDASLFAALADEFAHVDLDAVAGRDAYYALIARFDAALDAAVANDYIASALRTVRTHLVRVRRMARDNPARLAASAGEHRTIAAALAARDGDLAAHATHVHLHNALTGILDSLPEDVSSPPTTEGLS, encoded by the coding sequence ATGACCCTTCCCGTGGAGCGCACCTCGGCCGGTGACCGTGCGTATGCGGCGCTGCTCGATGACATCCAGTCCGGCGCGCTCGCGGCAGGTTTCGTGCTCGGCGAGGTCGAGCAGGCGGAGCGCCTGGGCGTGAGTCGCACGCCCATGCGCGAAGCGCTGCGCAGGCTCGCCGCCGACGGCCTCGTCGTCCAGCAGTCACCGCGGGTCACGGTCGTCGCCGATCTCGACGCCGACGACATCCGCTCGCTCTTCGAGATCCGCCGTGCGCTCGAGGAGAGCTCGGCACGCCTCGCCGCCACCCGGGGCGATGCCTCCCTGTTCGCCGCGCTCGCCGACGAGTTCGCCCACGTCGACCTCGACGCCGTCGCCGGCCGCGACGCCTACTATGCGCTGATAGCCCGCTTCGACGCCGCCCTCGACGCCGCTGTGGCGAACGACTACATCGCGTCGGCGCTGCGCACGGTGCGCACCCACCTCGTGCGGGTTCGTCGGATGGCGCGGGACAACCCCGCCCGGCTCGCCGCCTCCGCGGGGGAGCACCGCACCATCGCCGCGGCGCTCGCCGCCCGCGACGGCGACCTCGCGGCCCACGCGACGCACGTGCACCTGCACAACGCGCTCACCGGCATCCTCGACTCCCTCCCCGAAGACGTCTCGTCCCCTCCCACGACCGAAGGACTCTCATGA
- a CDS encoding glucose-6-phosphate isomerase family protein: protein MPEFHTPPISPMAIAFDAEKLTLSPEGPTLTRRMSDLEGLFLDAEAWADASASDNPVVYTVVSSPVPEVDRELPQSITTIMPGDTSGELWMTKGHQHPNHQGEIYLALKGRGGLLMFDGERTEWLDMLPGTIGYIPPGWAHRSVNTGDEPYAFLAVYPGGAGHDYGWVLEHGMGARAYRAASGVDLRPYAE, encoded by the coding sequence ATGCCCGAGTTCCACACCCCGCCGATCTCTCCGATGGCGATCGCGTTCGACGCCGAGAAGCTGACGCTCTCGCCCGAAGGGCCGACCCTCACCCGGCGGATGTCCGACCTGGAGGGGCTTTTCCTCGACGCCGAGGCCTGGGCCGACGCATCCGCCAGCGACAACCCCGTGGTCTACACGGTGGTGAGCTCCCCCGTTCCCGAGGTCGACCGCGAGCTGCCGCAGTCGATCACGACGATCATGCCCGGCGACACGTCCGGTGAGCTCTGGATGACCAAGGGCCACCAGCACCCGAACCACCAGGGCGAGATCTACCTGGCATTGAAGGGCCGCGGCGGACTGCTCATGTTCGACGGCGAGCGCACCGAGTGGCTGGACATGCTCCCCGGAACGATCGGCTACATCCCGCCGGGCTGGGCACATCGCTCGGTCAACACCGGCGACGAGCCCTACGCCTTCCTCGCGGTCTACCCGGGAGGAGCGGGGCACGACTACGGCTGGGTGCTGGAGCACGGCATGGGCGCACGCGCCTATCGCGCAGCCTCCGGCGTCGACCTGCGCCCCTACGCGGAATAG
- the prpB gene encoding methylisocitrate lyase encodes MLYSTVTPSEKRRLFRERLASGELLRFPGAFNPLSARLIEQKGFDGVYISGAVLSADLGLPDIGLTTLTEVAGRAKQIARMTDLPAIVDADTGFGEPMNVARTIQELEDAGLAGTHIEDQINPKRCGHLDGKSVVDEDTAIKRIRAAADARRDENFLLMARTDIRAVEGLDAAIDRAKALVDAGADAVFPEAMRTLAEFEAMAEALDVPILANMTEFGKSELFSVDQLRDAGVNLVIWPVSLLRISMGAAGRALDTLNEEGHLTSKLGEMQHRADLYDLIDYESYNHFDSGVFNFTITKE; translated from the coding sequence ATGCTGTACTCGACCGTCACCCCGTCGGAGAAGCGGCGCCTGTTCCGCGAGCGGCTCGCGAGCGGGGAGCTGCTTCGCTTCCCCGGTGCGTTCAACCCGCTGAGCGCACGCCTGATCGAGCAGAAGGGCTTCGACGGCGTCTACATCTCCGGCGCCGTGCTCTCGGCCGATCTGGGCCTCCCCGACATCGGCCTCACCACGCTCACCGAGGTCGCGGGTCGGGCGAAGCAGATCGCCCGCATGACCGACCTCCCCGCGATCGTCGATGCCGACACCGGCTTCGGCGAACCGATGAACGTCGCCCGCACGATCCAGGAGCTCGAGGATGCGGGCCTCGCGGGCACGCACATCGAGGACCAGATCAACCCGAAGCGCTGCGGTCACCTCGACGGCAAATCCGTGGTCGACGAGGACACGGCGATCAAGCGCATCCGTGCCGCCGCCGACGCCCGTCGCGACGAGAACTTCCTCCTCATGGCGCGCACCGACATCCGGGCGGTGGAAGGGCTGGACGCGGCGATCGACCGCGCCAAGGCACTGGTGGATGCGGGCGCCGACGCGGTGTTCCCCGAGGCGATGCGCACGCTCGCGGAGTTCGAGGCGATGGCCGAGGCACTCGACGTGCCGATCCTCGCGAACATGACCGAGTTCGGCAAGAGCGAGCTGTTCTCCGTGGATCAGCTGCGCGACGCCGGGGTCAACCTCGTCATCTGGCCGGTGTCGCTGCTGCGCATCTCGATGGGGGCCGCGGGCCGTGCGCTCGATACGCTGAACGAAGAGGGGCACCTGACCTCGAAGCTCGGCGAGATGCAACACCGCGCCGATCTCTACGACCTGATCGACTACGAGTCGTACAACCATTTCGACTCCGGTGTCTTCAACTTCACCATCACGAAGGAGTGA
- a CDS encoding phosphoglycerate dehydrogenase, with translation MVRRTAALMGVILVTSRSFSDGHLDLVQRAAQAGHRILRGPAHHDLEDLRSLLHGADAWIAGTGAVTDAHFAAAPKLKVVARYGVGTESVDLGAARDRGIPVTNTPGANADAVADHAIGLMLAALRFIPDGDRRVRTGDWGVRRGRELGAATVGIVGFGRIGQGVAARLSGFGPRVLAADPFLPDDVVRARGAEPVSLDDLFRTADVVTLHAPGGQQLVDADRLPGMRPGTVLVNTARGDLIDEAAVAQALRDGTLAGYAADTLDGDTAAHHSPLLAPDLADRVIVTPHLGAQTTQAVDNMGALSLADVIAILAGGDPAHPVPVPLAEENR, from the coding sequence GTGGTTCGCCGGACGGCCGCGCTGATGGGTGTGATCCTCGTCACCAGCCGCTCCTTCTCGGACGGCCACCTCGACCTGGTGCAACGCGCCGCCCAGGCGGGGCATCGCATCCTCCGCGGTCCGGCGCATCATGACCTCGAGGACTTGCGATCACTCCTGCACGGCGCTGATGCCTGGATCGCGGGCACCGGGGCGGTCACGGACGCACATTTCGCCGCGGCTCCGAAGCTCAAGGTGGTCGCCCGGTACGGCGTCGGCACCGAGTCGGTCGATCTGGGCGCGGCGCGCGATCGCGGCATCCCGGTGACCAACACCCCCGGCGCCAACGCCGACGCGGTCGCCGACCACGCGATCGGGCTCATGCTCGCCGCGCTGCGGTTCATCCCGGACGGCGATCGCCGCGTGCGCACGGGTGATTGGGGCGTGCGGCGCGGACGTGAGCTCGGCGCCGCCACGGTCGGCATCGTCGGCTTCGGGCGCATCGGCCAGGGTGTGGCCGCGCGGCTGAGCGGCTTCGGGCCGCGCGTGCTGGCCGCCGATCCGTTCCTTCCCGACGATGTCGTGCGGGCCCGGGGTGCAGAACCCGTCTCGCTCGACGACCTGTTCCGCACCGCCGACGTCGTCACGCTGCACGCTCCGGGCGGGCAACAGCTCGTCGACGCCGACCGTCTCCCCGGCATGCGGCCGGGAACCGTGCTGGTCAACACCGCCCGCGGTGACCTGATCGACGAGGCGGCCGTCGCGCAGGCGCTCCGCGACGGAACCCTCGCCGGCTACGCGGCCGACACCCTCGACGGTGACACGGCCGCGCACCACAGCCCTCTGCTCGCCCCGGACCTCGCCGACCGCGTGATCGTCACCCCGCACCTCGGCGCGCAGACCACCCAGGCCGTCGACAACATGGGCGCTCTCTCGCTGGCCGACGTGATCGCGATCCTCGCCGGTGGCGATCCCGCCCATCCCGTTCCCGTCCCGCTCGCCGAGGAGAACCGATGA
- a CDS encoding bifunctional 2-methylcitrate synthase/citrate synthase, with protein sequence MTEPDIKKGLAGVVVDTTAISKVNPETNSLLYRGYPVQELADTQPFEAVAYLLWNGELPTPEELAAFRVEERRHRALADNVKAAIDLVPLDAHPMDEVRTAVSLIGASDPGAGGSVLDAGGSPEQNLERSIRLFAALPAIVAYGQRRRRGQELIAPRDDLDYSANFLWMTFGEEADDVVVDAFNRSMILYAEHSFNASTFTARVITSTLSDIYSAVVGAIGALKGPLHGGANEAVLHIFDDIGTADNVVPWLDKALAEKRKIMGFGHRVYKKGDSRVPTMKAALDTLVEHYDRADVAELYDTLESEFVARKGIYPNLDYPSGPAYNLIGFDTLTFTPLFVAARVTGWTAHVIEQAGSNALIRPLSHYDGPDERHVEG encoded by the coding sequence ATGACCGAGCCGGACATCAAGAAGGGCCTCGCGGGGGTCGTCGTCGACACGACCGCGATCTCGAAGGTCAATCCCGAGACGAACAGTCTGCTGTACCGCGGCTATCCGGTGCAGGAGCTCGCGGACACGCAGCCGTTCGAAGCGGTCGCATACCTGCTCTGGAACGGCGAACTGCCGACGCCCGAGGAGCTGGCGGCGTTCCGCGTGGAGGAGCGCAGACACCGCGCGCTCGCCGACAACGTCAAGGCCGCGATCGACCTGGTCCCGCTCGACGCGCACCCGATGGACGAGGTGCGCACCGCGGTGAGCCTGATCGGTGCTTCCGACCCGGGCGCCGGCGGCTCGGTGCTCGACGCCGGGGGCAGCCCCGAGCAGAACCTCGAGCGCAGCATCCGCCTCTTCGCCGCGCTCCCGGCGATCGTCGCCTACGGGCAGCGTCGTCGTCGTGGCCAGGAGCTCATCGCCCCCCGAGACGACCTCGACTACTCCGCGAACTTCCTCTGGATGACGTTCGGCGAGGAAGCGGACGACGTCGTCGTGGATGCGTTCAACCGCTCGATGATCCTGTACGCGGAGCACTCCTTCAACGCCTCGACGTTCACCGCACGCGTGATCACCTCGACCCTGAGCGACATCTACTCCGCGGTCGTCGGGGCCATCGGCGCGCTCAAGGGCCCGCTGCACGGTGGCGCCAACGAAGCGGTCCTGCACATCTTCGACGACATCGGCACCGCAGACAATGTCGTGCCGTGGCTCGACAAGGCGCTCGCCGAGAAGCGCAAGATCATGGGCTTCGGGCATCGCGTCTACAAGAAGGGCGATTCCCGGGTGCCGACCATGAAGGCGGCGCTCGACACCCTCGTGGAGCACTACGATCGCGCCGACGTGGCCGAGCTGTACGACACCCTCGAGTCGGAGTTCGTGGCGCGCAAGGGCATCTATCCGAACCTCGACTACCCGTCGGGCCCTGCCTACAACCTGATCGGTTTCGACACGCTCACCTTCACGCCGCTGTTCGTCGCGGCGCGAGTGACGGGCTGGACCGCGCACGTGATCGAGCAGGCGGGATCGAACGCGCTGATCCGTCCGCTGTCGCACTACGACGGTCCGGACGAGCGCCACGTCGAGGGCTGA
- a CDS encoding phosphotriesterase family protein: MSVVVRTVLGDIAPTALGRVNYHEHLFQVSPLLPGDELDDETASGKEAALLRASGFDTMVDATPFGLARDPEALARISATTGLHIVATTGRHREAHYGADHPMQVWTSDRLAALFLADLTRGMPVDDSEIFETPDISLARTPGGAPVRAGLLKGGADYWRISPFERTTLIAVAAAHRATGAPVMVHLEFGTAAHEVLDLLSAEGVPAHRIVLAHADRDPDPGLHVSLAERGAHLGYDGFARPRTRSDAELLALTVAVVERGAGDRIVLGGDVARRTRYIAYGGMPGLAYLGDRYLPRLREAVGEDTVHRMLVTTPAQLLAFSV; the protein is encoded by the coding sequence ATGTCCGTCGTCGTCCGCACGGTGCTCGGTGACATCGCGCCGACGGCGCTCGGACGAGTGAACTACCACGAGCACCTGTTCCAGGTGTCGCCGCTGCTGCCGGGCGATGAGCTCGACGATGAGACCGCGTCGGGCAAAGAAGCGGCACTGCTGCGGGCGAGCGGGTTCGACACGATGGTGGATGCCACGCCGTTCGGACTCGCCCGGGACCCGGAGGCTTTGGCACGGATCAGCGCGACGACCGGACTGCACATCGTCGCGACGACCGGCCGCCACCGTGAAGCCCACTACGGCGCGGACCATCCGATGCAGGTGTGGACCTCCGACCGCCTGGCCGCTCTCTTCCTCGCCGACCTCACACGCGGCATGCCCGTGGACGACAGCGAGATCTTCGAGACGCCCGACATCTCCCTCGCACGCACACCGGGCGGCGCTCCCGTGCGCGCAGGGCTCCTCAAGGGGGGCGCCGACTACTGGCGCATCAGTCCGTTCGAGCGCACGACGCTGATCGCCGTGGCCGCAGCGCACCGCGCGACAGGGGCTCCCGTCATGGTGCATCTGGAGTTCGGCACGGCGGCACATGAGGTGCTCGACCTGCTCTCCGCCGAGGGGGTGCCTGCCCACCGGATCGTGCTCGCGCACGCCGACCGCGACCCCGACCCCGGGCTGCACGTGTCCCTCGCCGAACGCGGAGCCCACCTCGGCTACGACGGCTTCGCGCGCCCGCGCACCCGCTCCGATGCCGAGCTGCTCGCCCTGACCGTCGCCGTGGTCGAGCGCGGCGCCGGCGACCGGATCGTGCTCGGCGGCGATGTCGCCCGGCGCACACGGTACATCGCGTACGGCGGCATGCCCGGGCTCGCTTACCTCGGCGACCGTTACCTCCCCCGCCTCCGCGAGGCTGTGGGCGAGGACACCGTGCACCGGATGCTCGTGACCACGCCGGCGCAGCTCCTGGCCTTCTCCGTCTAA
- a CDS encoding shikimate dehydrogenase, producing the protein MTTTADTVHADGASAAASADYMGFVGVTTASSSIMKVFPLWAEILGLPTRTLLGHDLPMDAEPAQYRAMVEQIRDDPHHRGALVTTHKMNVYAAASDLFDELDPFAVSCSEISSISKRGRVLSGRAKDPITVDLALNDFLPADHFTSTGAAVVILGAGGSGTALSWALAEREDAPSKITVTARTQDKLDHLREVHRQHGTREGLIEYVVTASPAEADALVAAAPPGSVIANATGLGKDRPGSPLSETAVFPEGAYAWEFNYRGSLEFLHQAQAQAAAHGLHVIDGWRYFIHGWSQVVADVFELDLTPEVVERLAEAAESVR; encoded by the coding sequence ATGACCACCACCGCCGACACCGTCCACGCCGACGGGGCCTCCGCTGCTGCATCCGCCGACTACATGGGTTTCGTCGGAGTGACCACCGCATCGTCGTCGATCATGAAGGTGTTCCCGCTGTGGGCCGAGATCCTGGGGCTCCCGACGCGCACCCTGCTCGGCCACGATCTGCCGATGGACGCCGAGCCGGCACAGTACCGCGCGATGGTCGAGCAGATCCGCGATGACCCGCACCACCGCGGAGCCCTCGTGACCACGCACAAGATGAACGTGTACGCCGCGGCCTCCGACTTGTTCGACGAGCTGGATCCCTTCGCGGTGTCCTGCTCCGAGATCTCCAGCATCTCGAAGCGCGGCCGGGTCCTGTCCGGACGGGCCAAGGATCCGATCACGGTCGACCTCGCGCTGAACGACTTCCTCCCGGCCGATCACTTCACCTCTACGGGGGCGGCGGTCGTGATCCTGGGCGCTGGCGGTTCGGGCACCGCACTGAGCTGGGCGCTGGCCGAGCGTGAGGACGCCCCCTCGAAGATCACGGTGACGGCCCGCACACAGGACAAGCTCGACCACCTGCGCGAGGTGCACCGCCAGCACGGCACGCGGGAGGGACTGATCGAGTACGTGGTTACCGCCTCCCCTGCAGAGGCCGATGCCCTGGTGGCCGCCGCACCCCCGGGATCCGTCATCGCCAACGCCACCGGGCTCGGCAAGGACCGCCCGGGCTCGCCCCTGAGTGAGACGGCGGTGTTCCCCGAAGGCGCGTACGCGTGGGAGTTCAACTACCGCGGCTCGCTCGAGTTCCTGCATCAGGCGCAGGCGCAGGCGGCCGCGCACGGGCTCCACGTCATCGACGGCTGGCGCTACTTCATCCACGGCTGGTCGCAGGTGGTGGCCGACGTGTTCGAGCTCGACCTGACCCCCGAGGTCGTCGAGCGACTCGCCGAGGCCGCGGAGTCGGTGCGCTGA
- the xylB gene encoding xylulokinase, with protein sequence MIIAHDLGTTGNKASLHHDDGRLVASVTVPYPAHFAAGGIAEQNPSDWWNAVVEATRDLIARTGTAATDIAGLVVSGQMMGAVLLDADGEPARPAIIWADTRSGAQQRELEAAIGAEHAYGILGHRLNPTYSVEKIMWVRDNEPDVWARVRRVCVAKDFIVLRLTGRLATDRSDASGTNAYDQAAGTWSDEVVRAARLDPALFPEILDSTRIAGTLTDAAADALGLPASVRVVMGGGDGPMAAVGSGVVAPEDGAYVCLGTSSWISFAADAPLHDPAMRTFTFDNVVPGSFVPTATMQAGGASVQWISEALSPDPAHPETGRLTAEASADIDTDDLYFLPYLLGERSPMWDPDARGAFVGLARHHGRAHLVRAVLEGTAFNLLSCIQAFRESGAVIDRIDAVGGGAQSDVYLSVLADVWGVPVRRRTIVEEANSLGAAVTAAVGLGLTDFSAARALSEVTAEFTPDAGRHAVYAERHARFADAYTALAPWFAGRPR encoded by the coding sequence ATGATCATCGCGCACGATCTGGGCACCACTGGCAACAAGGCGTCCCTGCACCACGACGACGGCCGTCTCGTCGCCTCGGTCACCGTCCCCTACCCCGCGCACTTCGCCGCGGGCGGTATCGCCGAGCAGAACCCCTCCGACTGGTGGAACGCGGTCGTCGAGGCGACGCGCGACCTGATCGCCCGCACCGGAACGGCCGCGACCGACATCGCCGGACTCGTGGTGAGCGGCCAGATGATGGGGGCGGTGCTGCTCGACGCCGACGGCGAACCCGCACGCCCGGCGATCATCTGGGCCGACACCAGGTCGGGCGCCCAGCAGCGCGAGCTCGAGGCCGCGATCGGCGCCGAACACGCCTACGGCATCCTGGGCCATCGCCTCAACCCCACCTACTCGGTCGAGAAGATCATGTGGGTGCGCGACAACGAGCCCGACGTGTGGGCGCGCGTGCGCCGGGTGTGCGTCGCGAAGGACTTCATCGTCCTGCGCCTGACCGGGCGCCTGGCCACCGACCGCTCCGACGCCTCCGGCACCAACGCCTACGACCAGGCCGCCGGAACCTGGTCGGACGAGGTCGTGCGCGCCGCACGCCTCGACCCGGCCCTGTTCCCCGAGATCCTCGACTCGACCAGGATCGCCGGCACGCTGACAGATGCAGCCGCGGACGCCCTCGGGCTCCCCGCGAGCGTCCGTGTGGTGATGGGGGGCGGCGATGGTCCGATGGCCGCCGTCGGCTCTGGCGTCGTCGCTCCCGAGGACGGCGCGTACGTGTGCCTGGGCACCTCGTCGTGGATCTCGTTCGCGGCCGATGCCCCGCTGCACGACCCCGCGATGCGCACTTTCACGTTCGACAACGTGGTCCCCGGCTCGTTCGTGCCGACCGCCACCATGCAGGCCGGCGGGGCCTCGGTGCAATGGATCTCGGAGGCCCTCTCCCCCGACCCCGCCCACCCCGAGACCGGGCGGCTGACGGCCGAAGCGTCCGCCGACATCGACACCGACGACCTCTACTTCCTCCCCTACCTCCTCGGCGAGCGCTCCCCGATGTGGGACCCGGACGCCCGCGGCGCCTTCGTCGGCCTCGCCCGCCACCACGGCAGAGCCCACCTCGTGCGGGCGGTGCTGGAGGGTACGGCGTTCAACCTGCTCAGCTGCATCCAGGCCTTCCGTGAGTCCGGGGCCGTGATCGACCGCATCGACGCGGTCGGCGGCGGAGCCCAGAGCGACGTGTACCTCTCGGTGCTGGCGGATGTGTGGGGCGTGCCGGTGCGCCGACGGACGATCGTGGAGGAGGCGAACAGTCTCGGAGCAGCGGTCACCGCCGCAGTCGGGCTCGGGCTCACGGACTTCTCGGCCGCCCGCGCCCTGAGCGAGGTCACCGCCGAGTTCACCCCGGATGCCGGGCGCCATGCCGTCTACGCCGAGCGGCACGCCCGCTTCGCCGACGCCTACACGGCCCTGGCGCCGTGGTTCGCCGGACGGCCGCGCTGA
- a CDS encoding MmgE/PrpD family protein, whose translation MTVTHHVRVHRSDENLAREDQLAWRIAEVAADPVEVEQDVVDMIINRIIDNASVAAASLTRAPINAARAQAFSHPVSTGGVGANLFGAALDHRTSPEWAAWANGVAVRELDYHDTFLAAEYSHPGDNIPPILAVAQHTGKDGRALVRGIATGYEIQMDLVRAICLHKHKIDHVAHLGPSAAAGIGTLLGLDVETIYQAVGQGLHTTTATRQSRKGEISTWKAHAPAFAGKMAVEAVDRAMRGQTSPAPIYEGEDGVIAWMLDGKDAAYDVPLPAAGEPKRAILDSYTKEHSAEYQAQALIDLARKLGIENPALRDPANIDQIVIHTSHHTHNVIGSGANDPQKYDPTASRETLDHSVPYIFAVALQDGGWHHVDSYAPERAGRADTVALWHKITTAEDAEWTRRYHSEDPDEKAFGGRVEIRLTDGSTVVDEIAVADAHPLGARPFARENYIAKFRLLAEPVLEPAEIERFLDLVQRLPELTAAEVGELSIVAKPGVLENAGAPKGLF comes from the coding sequence ATGACCGTCACCCACCACGTCCGTGTGCACCGCAGCGACGAGAACCTCGCCCGTGAGGATCAGCTCGCCTGGAGGATCGCCGAGGTCGCCGCCGACCCGGTCGAGGTCGAGCAGGATGTCGTCGACATGATCATCAACCGCATCATCGACAACGCCTCCGTCGCCGCGGCCTCCCTGACCCGCGCGCCGATCAACGCGGCCAGGGCGCAGGCGTTCAGCCATCCCGTCTCGACGGGCGGCGTCGGTGCGAACCTCTTCGGCGCCGCACTCGACCACCGCACCAGCCCCGAGTGGGCCGCCTGGGCGAACGGCGTGGCCGTGCGCGAGCTGGACTACCACGACACGTTCCTCGCGGCGGAGTACTCGCACCCCGGCGACAACATCCCGCCGATCCTCGCGGTCGCCCAGCACACCGGCAAGGACGGCCGCGCCCTGGTGCGCGGCATCGCCACCGGGTATGAGATCCAGATGGATCTGGTGCGCGCGATCTGCCTGCACAAGCACAAGATCGACCACGTCGCCCACCTCGGCCCGTCGGCCGCCGCCGGCATCGGAACCCTGCTCGGCCTCGACGTCGAGACCATCTATCAGGCCGTCGGGCAGGGACTGCACACCACGACCGCCACCCGCCAGAGCCGCAAGGGCGAGATCTCGACCTGGAAGGCGCACGCCCCGGCCTTCGCGGGCAAGATGGCCGTCGAAGCGGTCGACCGGGCGATGCGGGGGCAGACCAGCCCCGCCCCGATCTACGAAGGGGAAGACGGCGTGATCGCCTGGATGCTCGACGGCAAGGATGCCGCGTACGACGTGCCGCTGCCCGCCGCGGGTGAGCCCAAGCGCGCGATCCTCGACTCGTACACGAAGGAACACTCGGCCGAGTACCAGGCGCAGGCGCTCATCGACCTCGCCCGCAAGCTCGGGATCGAGAACCCGGCGCTGCGTGACCCCGCCAACATCGATCAGATCGTCATCCACACGAGCCACCACACCCACAACGTGATCGGCTCCGGCGCCAACGACCCGCAGAAGTACGACCCGACCGCCTCGCGCGAGACGCTCGACCACTCGGTGCCCTACATCTTCGCGGTCGCGCTGCAGGACGGTGGATGGCACCACGTCGACTCCTACGCCCCCGAGCGCGCGGGCCGCGCCGACACGGTCGCGCTGTGGCACAAGATCACCACCGCCGAGGACGCCGAGTGGACGCGCCGCTATCACTCCGAGGACCCGGATGAGAAGGCGTTCGGCGGTCGCGTCGAGATCCGCCTCACCGACGGGTCGACCGTGGTGGACGAGATCGCCGTGGCGGATGCCCACCCCCTCGGAGCGCGTCCGTTCGCCCGGGAGAACTACATCGCCAAGTTCCGTCTGCTGGCGGAGCCCGTGCTCGAGCCCGCCGAGATCGAACGGTTCCTGGACCTCGTCCAGCGTCTGCCCGAGCTGACCGCAGCGGAGGTCGGCGAGCTGTCGATCGTCGCGAAGCCGGGAGTGCTCGAGAACGCCGGCGCCCCGAAGGGGCTGTTCTGA
- a CDS encoding EamA family transporter, whose translation MGTVRTDTAVAPARDVRLGLPLAIAAAFAFGMSGAWARGLIDAGWTPGAAVTARIWVAALVLLLPTILSLRGRWGLLRRNAGMILAYGLLAVAATQLFYFQAVAVMDVGIALLIEYTAPVAVLLWLWLRRGERPTRRSIIGAAIAFVGLVLMLDILTGADVNVAGILWALGAMVGAATYFVLSAKADTGLPPIALAGSGLLLGALGLTAAGALGVLPIRWTTDDIAYRFGSVPWFVPVLAMGVVATALAYLLGIASTRMLGSRLASFVALAEVVAALLFGWLLLGQLPDLLQALGGVLVLAGVVVVKLGEPVAQEFVEPVP comes from the coding sequence ATGGGCACGGTGAGGACGGATACGGCGGTCGCACCCGCGCGCGACGTGCGCCTCGGGCTGCCGCTCGCGATCGCCGCGGCCTTCGCGTTCGGTATGTCGGGAGCATGGGCGCGCGGGCTCATCGATGCGGGGTGGACGCCCGGGGCCGCGGTCACCGCTCGCATCTGGGTGGCAGCCCTCGTGCTGCTCCTCCCCACGATCCTCTCCCTGCGTGGGCGGTGGGGGCTGCTGCGGCGCAATGCGGGGATGATCCTCGCCTACGGTCTGCTCGCGGTCGCGGCGACGCAACTCTTCTACTTCCAGGCCGTCGCCGTCATGGATGTCGGGATCGCCCTGCTCATCGAGTACACCGCTCCGGTCGCGGTGCTGCTGTGGCTCTGGCTGCGCAGGGGGGAGCGTCCGACGCGTCGGAGCATCATCGGCGCGGCCATCGCCTTCGTCGGGCTCGTGCTGATGCTCGACATCCTCACCGGTGCCGACGTGAACGTGGCCGGGATCCTCTGGGCGCTCGGGGCGATGGTGGGGGCGGCGACGTACTTCGTGCTGTCCGCCAAGGCGGACACGGGGCTGCCGCCGATCGCGCTCGCCGGCAGCGGTCTGCTGCTCGGTGCGCTCGGGCTCACCGCCGCCGGGGCCCTCGGCGTGCTGCCGATCCGGTGGACCACCGACGACATCGCGTACCGGTTCGGCAGTGTGCCGTGGTTCGTCCCGGTGCTGGCGATGGGTGTCGTCGCGACCGCCCTCGCGTACCTGCTCGGGATCGCGTCGACGCGGATGCTGGGGTCGCGGCTCGCGTCCTTCGTCGCGCTCGCCGAGGTCGTGGCGGCTCTTCTGTTCGGCTGGCTGCTCCTCGGGCAGCTCCCCGATCTGCTGCAGGCGCTGGGTGGGGTGCTCGTGCTCGCCGGCGTCGTCGTGGTCAAGTTGGGGGAGCCGGTCGCCCAGGAGTTCGTCGAACCGGTGCCGTAG